The following proteins come from a genomic window of Dreissena polymorpha isolate Duluth1 chromosome 1, UMN_Dpol_1.0, whole genome shotgun sequence:
- the LOC127864796 gene encoding protein phosphatase 1L-like, with translation MSSVTYIWRLFRRYILTTESFFVVIILIILYNTLTNITPLWEKAKEKFRHTQSRFQRPDRSEDRDNLYWPSDPSKFSWDFVSAQAAAYSVQGRRPHMEDRFKIFNSPDGSKPSIYGLFDGHGGSFTAEYANEKLFPMILTSVSGDMLDHGDILTKQILDVDAQILKEVKANMDISGSTALVATVMGGRLTVANVGDSRGVMCDQHGNTVPLSVDHKPNQTKEHERIKAAGGFIGFNGVWRVAGILATSRALGDYPLKDRNVLIAEPDILTFDLHKHRPKFIILASDGLWDCFTNEEAVAYIKERLDEPHFGAKSIILQAYYKGSLDNITVIVVKFDKIFKDHVS, from the exons ATGTCTTCAGTTACATATATATGGCGTCTGTTTCGGCGATATATTCTCACAACGGAGTCATTTTTTGTCGTCATCATTTTGATCATTCTGTACAATACACTGACCAACATAACCCCACTTTGGGAAAAAGCAAAAGAGAAATTTCGACACACACAATCCCGTTTTCAGCGACCAGACAGATCTGAAGACCGAGATAACTTGTACTGGCCCTCCGATCCGAGTAAATTCTCGTGGGATTTTGTAAGTGCACAAGCAGCGGCCTATTCAGTGCAGGGGAGACGACCCCATATGGAAGACCgatttaaaatattcaacagCCCCGATGGATCTAAACCTTCAATATATGGATTATTTGATGGACATGGTGGATcg ttTACTGCTGAGTATGCCAACGAGAAGCTATTCCCAATGATCTTGACCTCTGTATCTGGGGATATGCTGGACCATGGGGACATCCTAACCAAACAGATCCTGGATGTGGATGCACAGATCTTGAAGGAAGTAAAAGCAAATATGGACATATCTG GTTCTACTGCTCTAGTAGCAACAGTGATGGGAGGGAGATTGACCGTGGCAAATGTCGGAGACTCGAGAGGGGTGATGTGTGATCAGCACGGTAACACTGTACCCCTCTCTGTGGATCATAAACCCAATCAG ACAAAAGAGCATGAAAGGATAAAGGCAGCAGGGGGGTTTATAGGTTTCAACGGTGTTTGGAGAGTAGCAGGAATACTGGCTACATCCCGAGCCCTGGGCGACTACCCCCTGAAAGACAGGAACGTTCTCATAGCTGAGCCCGATATTCTCACGTTTGATCTCCATAAACATAGACCAAAGTTCATCATATTGGCAAGTGATGGATTGTGGGACTGTTTCACAAACGAGGAGGCAGTGGCTTATATAAAAGAACGTTTAGATGAACCTCACTTTGGTGCTAAGAGTATCATTTTACAGGCATACTACAAGGGGTCTTTAGATAATATTACTGTAATTGTTgtaaaatttgataaaatattcaaGGATCATGTAAGCTAG